The following proteins are encoded in a genomic region of Candidatus Hydrogenedentota bacterium:
- a CDS encoding Gfo/Idh/MocA family oxidoreductase: MDNSTLTRRAFLAATTTTAALSVSGQTLAPNTARVIPGQLSPNEKLNIAAIGAGGKGFSDIMSCKMLGENVVALCDVDWDRCAEAFYRIKDVKQYKDYRNMLEEMKEIDAVTISTPDHMHAPAAYMAMKLGKHVYVQKPLTHTVVEARLMTLTAREMKVATQMGNQGHCGDGVRRLCEMIWSGCIGQVKEAHIWTHRPVWKNQGMAEPLPPMVTPENLDWDRWIGCAPWRPFNKGIAPHDWRAWLDFGGGSLGDMACHIMDPAYMVLKLVEATDYTVEVVEQRGRNDQTFPIMSTIKYSFPARGDMAPVDVYWYDGHWPDPATGEEVYNRPKRPESIPPDQKLGDDDMNGSFFIGEKGILTAGEYGGEPRLMPIENMNDYQYPPETLERIPKESPYFDWIRACKGGQPSCSNFDYAGPFTEMVQFGNLVVKSGQKLHWDNKNGVVTNVPNPAEIVSKEYRRGWELPC, translated from the coding sequence ATGGACAACAGCACATTGACTCGACGCGCATTTCTCGCGGCAACCACGACTACCGCCGCGCTCAGCGTATCGGGGCAGACCCTCGCGCCCAACACGGCGCGGGTGATTCCCGGCCAGCTATCGCCTAACGAAAAACTCAATATCGCGGCCATCGGCGCGGGCGGCAAAGGCTTCTCCGACATCATGAGCTGCAAGATGCTCGGAGAAAACGTTGTGGCGCTGTGCGATGTCGACTGGGACCGCTGCGCCGAGGCGTTCTACCGGATCAAAGACGTCAAGCAATACAAAGACTACCGGAACATGCTCGAAGAGATGAAGGAGATCGACGCCGTCACCATCTCGACGCCGGACCACATGCACGCGCCGGCCGCCTACATGGCGATGAAGCTCGGCAAGCACGTCTATGTGCAGAAGCCGCTCACACACACCGTCGTCGAGGCGCGGCTCATGACGTTGACCGCGCGCGAAATGAAAGTCGCCACGCAGATGGGCAACCAGGGCCACTGCGGCGACGGCGTGCGCCGCCTCTGCGAGATGATCTGGAGCGGCTGCATCGGCCAGGTGAAGGAAGCGCACATCTGGACGCACCGGCCCGTATGGAAGAACCAAGGCATGGCCGAGCCGCTCCCGCCCATGGTCACGCCCGAAAACCTCGACTGGGACCGCTGGATCGGCTGCGCGCCTTGGCGGCCCTTTAACAAGGGCATCGCGCCGCACGACTGGCGCGCCTGGCTCGATTTCGGCGGCGGCTCGCTGGGCGACATGGCCTGCCACATCATGGACCCCGCCTACATGGTGCTCAAACTCGTTGAAGCAACCGACTACACCGTCGAGGTCGTCGAACAGCGCGGCCGCAACGACCAGACCTTCCCAATCATGTCCACCATCAAATACTCGTTCCCCGCGCGCGGCGATATGGCCCCCGTCGATGTTTACTGGTACGACGGGCACTGGCCGGACCCCGCCACGGGCGAGGAAGTCTACAACAGGCCCAAGCGCCCCGAGAGCATCCCGCCGGACCAGAAACTCGGCGACGACGACATGAACGGGTCCTTCTTCATCGGCGAGAAGGGCATCCTCACCGCGGGCGAATACGGCGGCGAACCGCGCCTCATGCCCATCGAGAACATGAACGACTATCAGTATCCGCCCGAGACCCTCGAACGGATCCCGAAGGAAAGCCCCTATTTCGACTGGATCCGCGCGTGCAAGGGCGGCCAGCCCTCGTGCTCGAATTTCGACTACGCCGGGCCATTCACCGAAATGGTCCAGTTCGGAAATCTCGTCGTGAAGTCCGGCCAAAAACTCCACTGGGACAACAAGAACGGCGTCGTCACCAACGTGCCGAACCCCGCAGAAATCGTCAGCAAGGAATACCGCCGCGGCTGGGAACTCCCCTGCTGA